The nucleotide sequence CTCATATCGCCGATGTTTCCGGGGATTTTCTTGAATCGTATTTCTTTTATATAATTTTGAAACGAATTCAGAAAAGCCGGGTTGTTAATCGATGATTTTGTTATGGCTGCCGAAGCCACCCGGCCGTCGGGAGTAACGACAAAATTAACCCATATCTGACCCGATATAGATTCATTTGTTTTCAGTTGTTTTTTATACAATGCCTTTAAATTGGGTATGTGTTTATTAATCGAATCCTTAATGGAGTTTTGACTTCGGTATTTTAAGGCCATTTTTGAATTGGCGCGCTTTTGCCTAACAACCTTTGTTCGTTTTTTGACCGGTTGGGATGTCCTATCGGCCAAAAGCCCTTTAATCATATCCGCTACCCCGGCCATCGAATCGACCGAGATTGTCTCGGTGAGGATAAACTCATTAACAATTGCCGCAATACGGTCCGGGAGTATCAAAACAGATGAAAGCAGTTTGCTAAAAGCTCTGGTATCATTGGCGATATTAATGCTGTCGTTATTCAAGGCCGTATCCTTTACGGTAACCGGAACCGGACTTTTTTTGGTAATAAACCGTACATTTGCTTTTATCAGGGAATCAACCGATGCAAACACTGCCTGGGGATAGAGAAGGCTATCGGCCTTTTTATGAAGTGCTTTTCCTGAAAGGAAGAGGCACCGTGATGGATATGCTTTCCAGTCTTCCCCGGTTTCGAGGGAAAGGCGCTCCGCAAGGTCTTTGACAACAGATGAATAATCGGCAGTGTCGAGTGTTTGTAACTCGGTTTGAGCCAGGGTAAGGCGGCGGGCGGCTGCGGTACCAATTTGAGAAACTGCCATTGATGAATCAAATACGCATTCCTTGGCTTTTCCTAAGCTGATAGTGTCGTTATCAATAATAAAAAGGGGTTCTTTATCGGGATCCTTTTTTCCACATCCGGTAACGACCAGTATGATTAAAAAAGCAAGGATTGAGATGGCATTTTTCCGTATACTCATCAGGGACTTCCTTTTCTAAAATAAAAAAATCCGGGAAATGTAAATGAAACAACCGGTAATCGACAGTGCAATTCTCTTACCGTTTCTCCAGTAATTTTTTCATACCTTTTTCCAGGGTACTAATTACAGAATTGTTTTCGATAATATACCATGGCTTTCCCGATGGAGCATCAAAAAGCATTTCCTGCAAGCGCATTCGTTTTTCGATAGCTGCGGGATCAAGCTTCCCTGAGCTTTCGAGACGATGGCGGCGTATCGAGTGATCAGCGTGAATCCATATTGCTGTGTCGAACCAGCTCTCTATTCCCCAGAGAGGAATGAGCGCTGCATCGCAGATAACATTTCCCTTTCTGTTCTTTTCCAGCTCCGATGCAAGATGCTTAAGCAGTTCCGGATGAACGATGCTATTGAGTAATTTGAGGTTCTGAAGAGACCTGAAAACGTATTCGCCTAATTTATGAAAAATAATTGTATTGTCGCCAATAATGTCTGATCCGAA is from Chitinivibrionales bacterium and encodes:
- the coaE gene encoding dephospho-CoA kinase (Dephospho-CoA kinase (CoaE) performs the final step in coenzyme A biosynthesis.); this translates as MAHIGVAGYMGAGKSTVAQILKKHIPCRVIDADNDAKQLMNGNEKIRKDLVAAFGSDIIGDNTIIFHKLGEYVFRSLQNLKLLNSIVHPELLKHLASELEKNRKGNVICDAALIPLWGIESWFDTAIWIHADHSIRRHRLESSGKLDPAAIEKRMRLQEMLFDAPSGKPWYIIENNSVISTLEKGMKKLLEKR
- a CDS encoding TonB family protein: MSIRKNAISILAFLIILVVTGCGKKDPDKEPLFIIDNDTISLGKAKECVFDSSMAVSQIGTAAARRLTLAQTELQTLDTADYSSVVKDLAERLSLETGEDWKAYPSRCLFLSGKALHKKADSLLYPQAVFASVDSLIKANVRFITKKSPVPVTVKDTALNNDSINIANDTRAFSKLLSSVLILPDRIAAIVNEFILTETISVDSMAGVADMIKGLLADRTSQPVKKRTKVVRQKRANSKMALKYRSQNSIKDSINKHIPNLKALYKKQLKTNESISGQIWVNFVVTPDGRVASAAITKSSINNPAFLNSFQNYIKEIRFKKIPGNIGDMRFNFPFEFTPG